One Gemmatimonadales bacterium DNA segment encodes these proteins:
- a CDS encoding isoamylase early set domain-containing protein, with the protein MNDDRLLEAVRAYQESLPSLDAGLDDAVMAAVRARATPARRRAGWRWLVEPQSLKVRPIWAPVLAAAAAFTIWIAGRGPAPVAPDPLAGARAAALADTVFVHFQLAAPGARVVAVAGSFNDWRPEAQPMVLGRDGWWSITVPLPVGEHRYQFVVDGARWLPDPSAHAQVDDGFGGANSVIVVGPRGLVRS; encoded by the coding sequence ATGAACGACGACCGGCTGCTCGAAGCGGTTCGCGCCTACCAGGAGAGCCTGCCGTCACTGGACGCCGGGCTCGATGACGCGGTGATGGCCGCGGTGCGCGCCCGAGCCACGCCGGCGCGCCGGCGCGCCGGATGGCGCTGGCTGGTCGAGCCGCAGTCGCTCAAGGTGCGGCCCATCTGGGCACCGGTGCTCGCGGCCGCGGCGGCGTTCACGATATGGATCGCGGGCCGGGGCCCGGCGCCGGTGGCGCCGGATCCGCTCGCCGGCGCGCGCGCCGCCGCCTTGGCGGACACCGTGTTCGTTCATTTCCAGCTGGCCGCGCCGGGGGCGAGGGTAGTCGCCGTCGCTGGTTCGTTCAACGACTGGCGCCCGGAGGCGCAGCCCATGGTTTTGGGCCGGGACGGCTGGTGGTCGATCACGGTGCCGCTGCCCGTGGGCGAGCACCGCTACCAGTTCGTCGTGGACGGCGCGCGGTGGCTGCCGGACCCATCCGCCCACGCCCAGGTGGACGACGGCTTCGGCGGCGCGAACAGCGTGATCGTGGTAGGTCCCAGAGGGTTGGTGAGATCATGA